A region of the Acanthopagrus latus isolate v.2019 chromosome 18, fAcaLat1.1, whole genome shotgun sequence genome:
TTCAGCAGTGATACATGTTCCTCAGCCGACATCCTCATTTCTCTGCCACCTTAACAAGGCCTTCAGTCCCTTCAACAGATGACATAGCTCCGTCTTTGACAGGATGAACAGTGAACCAAAGAGTTTCAGTCAGCGAGACGTCTCCTCGTCCCAATTGGATTATAGGGGTTATATGCCTTATGACTAAGTGGAGAATTGATTCAAAGGTTAGTTTCGTCTGTCTGTGGGACTGAAAATGGACGTCTTTGTCTTCCAGAGTGCGCAGTGATAATATGAATGGCATCCAGACATCCGACTTGGTGCCAGGAAGAGAGGCCCAGCAGCTCGGCTTTAAAGAAGACATCCAGCTGTCCCTCACAGATGTTAGCGTGAGTTCacgtgtttgtatgtgttttgaAGTTCAGATGAAGGCTAAGATGAATATCAAAGTCTCACCGTCGAGTTCTGTCCCGCTCACATACACAGGATGAGCCGTCTTCACTCCGCCGCCAGTCATCTGAGGAGGACATAGAGTCCTGCGGTGCTGAGGACGACCTGAAGGACCCCACCGAGGACAGCGACTGCGAATCAGGCGGTAGCTTGGACAACCACAGCGACTGGGCTCCTCTCTACAGGCCCCATCTTAGTAACCACAGCAACCAGCCGCCACTCAAAGcccagcagctgtcagacacagagagggtCGAACCAGAGGACAGAGGTAAGGAAACAAGAGGCGGAGAGAAATAAACCTGGTTTATAAGTGTGTTTAAGGTGTTTTGTCACTTATTAAATGTTTCCTAGTTAGATATGTGTTAATGAGAAATACTTAAATTCACGTCATTACAGGTActggcataaaaaaacaattgatGGGATgggttactttaaaaaaatcagcactaaaagtaaaaaaaaaaaaaaaatgaaggttaCTACAtactatacacacacaacatatgTACTTTATACAGAACAGAGTCTATTATTTTAACATCATGTcttataatatgatataatgtGTCCTACTATATAACATAAtatacagtttgtttgtcaCTTGACACCTAAATTGAGTTGAGATCGGTggagctgcattgtgggtaatgtaaaaAGGCTATATATCAggttcttttttatcttttcagtgTTATAGTTGTACAATGTTAAAATGGCACTCTTTAGACTTAGTTATGAGCAAAGAAGACTGTCAGATTTCATCTCAGGAGGAGCACTGGCTCAAACTAAAAGTGTCCTGATGTACTGGCCTGGATCAAGGCACACGTCTAGGTCTTCCTTGCCAGTCGGGGGCCCAGACAGCGCGTTATTTTAacgtttatatttttattgttcacttatgttttcattcatgtgttcTTGGATAAACAATGCTGATGCTTACACTTTTGCAAAAAAGGTATTTTAGTGGTTTTGCCTCATTTAAAGTCAGgacaaactgtaaatgtaagtTCAATATTTAGATATCTAAATATGAATAAGTAAAGACAGATTCAAATGGAATGTATGATGTGAATTAAGTAAATGTATAATAAGGGTTAtacttttcttaaaaaaacgTGACTAAAGAAATAGAgaaacattaataaatacaCTAATATATATACCTAACTAATTCAGTGCATAATAATATTCACACGGAagtttagttgtttgttttatgtttatatcaaatatgaaaatgtgcttGTAGGTGAAGGGGCCCAAAACAGACCCAGTGAACTGAATGTATTAAGTCCGGCCCTGCTGCTGTAGGCTAATTCCACACGTCTCCACAGCTAGCTAGTGCTTGTCTTGTGGACGTAATCCTGCCAATACTCATTTAGTCACTGATGGACCAAAATCATCACAATGTTTGGATGTTTGGGTGGTGACATGGGCTTCGTAGCTcaactctgctcctctctcttcttctcagAGATTGGGTGTTGTGAAGGGAAGAAGTCCGAGTATGGAGGCCGCGTGGCGCAGATCAGGAAGGCCTTCACAGATGATCATCGCAGCGTGTCACGTCCCTACAGCAAACCTCCTTTACCTGCCAAACCCGCTCACCTACAGAGAGGAAGCACACCTTTGATCCACTAGGAGCGAAGGTGCCTCCACCCTGATGCAAGACTTTACTTGAACCCAAACAGGCAAAGTGAACTAAGTGTAATGAGCCATGTCGGAAAATAATGGCTCGGTCCGACGCCGAGGCCTCACACGTATGAAGAAGAGGATCCTCACTTGAACCTGAGCTGTGCACTTTGTTAGGGCCTCGACAGACAGAGGAACGTCtgggggtggagagagagaaagacttgAAAGCTTTTCGACTGAAGTCCACCTGAATGATAAAAACGAAGCAGCTTTGATGTAGTTCAAATATGCTCACAGGGCTCCTGTGATTGACAGGCGGACGCGGAGAGAGACGTCCAGAGAGACGCAGACTGTTGactacaggtgaaaaaaaaaaaaaaacagcagttcaCTTGTTCAATGAGTGTTGATGAGGATTTATCATTCAGATGTCATAAGCAGAGTGAGAACTGGAACATTTATGTGATATAAATCATATTCAGGTGCTGTCCTGTTGTGTTCAAAAGCGTGTGTTCAAACTGTTTGCAATGTGTTCCATGTAACGTGTCACTATACTGTTGTAGCTAATCTGACAGCAACGTCTTCATCCAGCATACCAGCTGCAGTCTCACAATGGTGCAggggataaaataaaaaggactcATTCTATGGTAAATGGTGAGTAGACTATGTCTATCCAGTGCCTCTATCTTAAGACAACTTCTTTTCAACAACATTTGCAATCCTTCTTCTGTGAGCACACACCAGCGCTGATGAGTGCCGACTGACTCATCAGGAGCATCAGGACCACTGAGCGACTGTGACCCCCACATGTGTAGAAAACGTGTCTCTATGTGAAGGATTTGGCGAGATCTGCGGGAAGCACGGAGCGGACCTACAGTGCAGTTTGATAATGTTAATAAGAAACAATAAGTGTGAGGTTAACCACTCATACATGAATTATGAAATCACTAATGTTTCACCCTTAAACATGTGAGAAATCTGCCCTTTTGGACTGTTCACTTAAGCTACTCGAGTGTAAATTCTATCatagtttgaaataaaactcacaAAATAAGGTGAAATCTGAATAGGCAGAAGTTGCCCATTGGTGCATAATGTTCACTGGAGCGAACTGatgtattttcagtcacagaaaaaaaatatgaatatttaaacaCCTTATTtagttgaaaatatttttggaaCCTGTCTAGTTTTCTGAGAATAAGAGGATTTAAAAGTTATTCCAGAGGTAGTTGATGCATCTCCTCTTCCATGTGCCATTTTGGACTAACGATGCCATATCTTTTAATAACAGAGAgatacaaagagaaaaatcaacTGGGATTGTGAGCAGGGCTTTGGGGGTCCGCAACTTGGTTCTCGAGCTTAAACTGTTTCAAAATGCTTCCAAATATCTGATAACACCCTTCATGAAAGGCTTAAATGGCTGATTAATATAAGAGTGTTAACACAGGAACTAAAATAATTTAGCTCTCTCTATTATATGTATATCATAGAGTATATAGGTCCGACGGTCATGATCCCCGGAGGATGACTCCTACTGACTTTGTTCTTCCCCTGGCTTTTGTTTGTGCTACAGCAACACCCTCTGGTCCAACGCTTTAGTTTAGGACCCAATACATCCTTTGCGTTTAGTGTTAATTAGCAATAAGCATTCCATCATGCTTAACAAGGACGTGGACTtggtaaaaagaaaacttcACCTGCAAAATATCAACACGGCAGCACTGTCAGGGTAGTGTATTTTAGAGGACTAAAattcatttgatcatttttgtaaCAACTTAAGttgatggggacttgttttaaaacatataaaaacaacaacaacaacaacaaataacataaaatggcATAAAATACAGCTTGTCCTGCATAATCTAACTCTCCTGAAGCCAAGAACACACAAATGATTCAAAAAGATATCTGTACCCTACACGTGCAGACAagctcctgcagacagcagaTGTGAGCATAAAATGTAACTCAGGATTGAGCATGCTAATGCTTTTatcttagcagctacagtgaatatTTTGGCCTTTAAAAGGGTGCACATAACGTCTGTTCACATGAATTTAAGCTCTCCACCAGCCGACGACAAGCTACATGGATCCATCTTATGTTTTTCAGCGTCCACATTAACctcagttgttaaggagaattttctctcactttttgcGTGAGCTGATACTTTAACAAAAAGCTATTTAATTGACCTCGCAGGTTAATACAACTCATTTACAATTCCTGTCACAAGGTCCAGAGCTGCTATCATGTGACTGAAAGAGCAGGTCACATGATGAAAACCACACCATCTCCATGACAATTGATACAGCTGATTCTAAAATAAAGGACTGAAAGCTCTGGAAACAAAGTGTGTGGACCCTGtaatgagactttttttttgttgtccaaCATCATATGTAGTATTTGTTTGCACATCCTTTGCATTCATTCCCTGGATTCTCTGACACTCACAGATCAACAAACGCTTCCATTGTTAACATCTTCACTTGCTGCTTGCGTCGGGGGCTTCTTGCCTTCGGGCCAGTCTTGAGCTGAACACATGATCAGCTGGACTGAGGTCAGTTGACAGGACACGGTCAGGTGACAGACTTGGCTTGGCAGGAAAGTCACACTTTTTTGGCCCTTAAAACCTGTTTAGGATGACTGTGCTGCATTGTCATGAAGCTTGGGGGGACTGTGTGTTAAAAAGAGCTCCAGTGCTGGTCAGCCAGCGAGGATGCGAACACCCTCACACACTCCCACAGCACTGAGTCAGCACTTTAACCTCATGGCTATTGTTTAATTTAGATTCTAGTGTCCTGGAGTACAAAcctgacagaaataaaaggGTGTACCTGGACGAACGGGCTGCACTGTAgatctggagggacatcagaTGTTAGAAAAGGAAAATGCTGAGTCATTCTTGTCAAATCATGTGTTTACATTAGCTATGCAAACAGCACTTAATTTTTAAGGCTTggagtgtgtgagctgcagtcaCTACCTACCTGTTGGGTCACGTATTGTCGTTACTTGGTCACTAATTGCCTGCTGCTAAAACTCTGCTCCTGCTGACTTTTTATGCTGCCCTCTGTATGTATTTGAATTTGCCTCCTAATGAGTTTATAGCCTGTTGGTATAAATAGAACAAGTTGACGCAACTGAAAGACTgaattgattgtgttttttcgCATCTTCCCCAGCTGTGTCTGTTCATATGGTTATAGCAGGCACTCGgtatgggggtggggggtaggGGGATCACTGATAGGGGGAGGGCACACAGAGAACTTGTTGATGGTGGTCACTTACACAACGATTATCTATTCAGTGGGATGCGTCAGAAAACAGCCCATCAGAGATCAAACACACGGGCACAGAAAGCTGATTAGCATGTGGTTTAGACTGAGACAGAGGGCCAGACGCTcggggagacagagaaaatggGAGTCAGGTCACGGGGAAGCAACACGTCAGAGCCAACTCAATAAAGTTCTTCTTATTCCCTCGCCGCCTCCACACCGGcagcgtcagtgtgtgtgtgtgcttctgagGGGCgagcgtgcgtgtgtctgtCCACCCATATATCTTGAGTCATGTGACTTGACACGAGCAGTCATGCACAGTGTGAAAAGCCCCGCTATATATAGTAGGACAGTGTTGGGTTTCCCAGCAAAGCATTGTAGGAGTCCAGTCGTCTTTGTCCCAGCAGAAAGtgcatgttgttgctttgtAATGTCTCTGTCTACACACAGGCGACGGGTGTTCCTGTTTATCTGTCCAGCCTGAGAGGAGAAATTAGGACATGAGAGGCACTTCAGTTCGTCATCTTTGTGTTGACAAAGAGCCTGTAACATAGTAAACCGCAAAGATTGCATCAAGGATTAGATCCTGTATGTCTGAGACCAGTAAAGCAAATCTTGTTTTCTGAACGAAGAAGAGCTACACAATAACACCACAGTGGTGAAGGTATCATTACATTTGGCACTAGAAGGACAATGGTCCTGTAATTTGTGACCTCCATGTTGGGGAGTTAATGTGTAATGTAAAGAGGTAAACAGTTTAAAGTGTTTAACTGTTAATGTGAACATTATATTCAAATCAGTGATTGTGTACTTGGCAAGTGCACAGAGTTTAGTGAAAGTTCAACTTCTGGACATAAAAAGCAATATTAACAATTACACAGCCTACTCTGCatgcaaaatgtgtttgaaacctgacctcacaaacaaacaacacttgaTTTTAATAGaaatttgtaatgttttatgtcatttttatcTATGTTTCCCTATTATCTGTAGTGCAATTTATCCTTCTAGGATGTTTTAGTATGAGTTATTGTGTCTTAGAGATATGAATGAGAGACTTGTGCTTGTGACAgcacaggatgtaaacatttatGGCAACCTCCTCAGCTGAGctctaacattagctagcttagttagccaaGGCCAACACAAAACCGCTCACAACAAAATCTGCTGATTATCTTGAGGAACCGGATCATTATTTCAGGAAGAAGACATTGAAAGTCAATttagctttgagcaccacaagctgagtgcctTCTAGTTCCATTATGTTCCAGAGAAACCAAACACCTCTACAGTCCATATCTTCAAAATGCAGCgtctcacaccaaaacaaactaaatggaCAGATAAGCACAACAGGTATTGATTTTGGAGcgaactgcccctttaagtgtATTTTTACTGTGTGATCAACAACAAATAATGACGCTCAAAATAGAAGCACAAACTGAGACACTCTGATTTGTAGTGCTGAGCATGGGTCACCATCcaatcctacatttcccatgatgcactaAGAAGCATTGCTGAGACAGGCCCTGATTGTGAATATTGCCCATGTTTTTCAAAAACCATGCTTCTACTTTGTACTGCTGACTCTCTGTTAAACATCTAGTCTTTTGACCATCAGGCTTATTTCCTCAAGCTTGACATAACTCATCCTGAGACACCAAAGTCTGAGTTTGTTGGAAATGCCTCTGTTTAGTGTGACTTTGGCatgattagcatgctaaaacTGTAAACTAAGATGGTGGACATGGTAAACATCATGGTTGTTTAGCATCAGGATGTCACATTGTCAtcatgagcatgttagcatgttgacattAGCGCTTAGCTCTGATGTGTCTAAATACAGCCTCACATAGCTACTAGCATTGCTGTAGACTCTTAGCCTTGTTTACATAAAACTAAAGACCTACAGACCAAActcacatggcagccattttcctctgactcaAATGTTGTACTACTGAGTTCCAGGTCGCTAGTCTTATAAATGTTGGGAATCTGACAAACTTGTCATCATTTCACAGCTTTCTGATTGAGCAGCTACTGAATCGACAATGGATACAAAAATCTAGAGGGGCATAATGGAaatatttcaagataaaaaaacattcttagCTActgttagacaacagctaacattagtgttgaaccacttcctagctaatgTTATTAGCATACAATATTAAAGgaattcattcattctgaaACATCAGTccacatcttggacacatttatttaagcctAGATGTGAAACACACTAGATTAAAAATGGTCAAGCTGCAATGTAATTTAAACGGTCTTGCTGTCTTCAAACCCGATCCTAAAAAATGGTTTCAGTCAGTAATGTTATGTGACATTATGCTCACTGGAACGCATATTTCTCTGTAATGTTCACACACCCATTAGCATCCTAATAGCTTTAGCATTGAGTTGCTTTAAGTGGCAATGACTGCTACGTGAGCTGTTCTCTAACGTTAGCTGGTGGATtattaaatacattgttttgaCTTGAAATATGACCCACTGTCacttttcattgtcttttcagcAGCCGGTCAATCAGGCAGTGGTGAGATGGTGATGATTTATGATACTTCTTACAATTATCTGACTTGCAAGTTGGATCACAACAGTAGGAtgtttgagcttcccaccctgagcgtgATGTCcgaggaaaatggctgccacgTGAATATGGTCTCTGTATTGACATGTATAACTGATGTATTGATGCTTTTCTCTGTAGCCTGCATTATGAATCAGGATATACTTTCATTACAGCTgctttttggatgtttttgaaATTCTAAGGCAAATGAATAGGTTTTGACATTTCTCAAGTAGTGAGTCACTGCTGCAGTTCAATACCATTGATTGTCATTTACTTTGTTCATGAATAATTTAGGCAATAAATTATGAATCTAAGTTACAGCCTGATGTATAACATTACAGCTGCGCTCATGATGCTGCGCAGCTCTGGTTAAAAGGTGAGATTCACGAGAAACTCAACATCAATCCCACATCATGAGGTAGCTTGAATAGACGCCAGGCAGACTTTATCACCGCGCGTCAGCCTAACTTCCTGGAACTGCtatgcctttttaaaaagaaaaaaaaaaatcagcagcaaGCTAAAGATTAACAGAATTTTGTGTACACATTACCTCTGAAACGAACACCATGTGAAACAGCCTAAGGATCCAAACGTCTGCAGGTTTCCTGAGCtcattttttgtgtctgattttaTGAATATGTTTGCATTTCCACTGAAAGAAACATAGAGAAGCACCTTTTTATTGTCACGAGGACTGAAATATGCAAGTTAgatgtttaatttgaaagctATTTAACAgttgttgtgctttgtttttcatatgtagGGTAAGTGAGACGTGGTGCTGTTTATAGAAGCTGGCCTACTCGGAATCCACCTTTCACAGCTTtaagggtcaaaggtcaagagTCCCCTTTGACCCCTGGTGTCACCAAAATATAACCTGAGGGCAGATGATCCTGAGCTTTTCAGGGATGTAAGAAgccattgtgtttgtgtttgggaCTTGTTTTCCGTGTGTACGAAAGTGAACACAAATGGATAACAGAGGCGTAATGAGGAGCGCGCTCAGAAAGATGCTGTTTCTGCAAAGCTGTTACACATTTTCTAACACTGGGGATACGGCCAatgggggaagaaaagaaaaaaaaaattcacaatgAGACACAGTGTCTCCAAGCAGACGCAGTGGCCAAAATTTCAAAGGTCTGGCTCGTGAGTGAGGGTCCGCCCAGCTCCAGTGCAGGTTGCCTTGGGCTGGCAGGTTGTTCCACTGCAGTGTGCGTGAGAGGAGTTTTTCTCCAGAGTGGGCAGGGCCGCTGGTGCTAACATATGTAAGCGCCACGGGGGTCTGTGACGGCACACACCGGCTATCTGGACAATGCATCCGTCATTAACCCCCATCTCCCTGCGTCCCCGTCTCGCTGCATTTCACTCGGCCTCCATCAGTCCAGCTCGCTCCCGGATCTCGCACTCATCTatcctcctctctttgtttgGCCCGCGTTATCTTCATCCCCTGCTGTCCatctccccgtcctcctccctacatatctctctttttctcttttctctccccctgtGGCCTGCTTTTCATCTCTCCCAGTTTCACCCACTCTCTCTTACCCCCTTTacacccccctctcctccctctctgcccttCACCACATCTcattcccccccctcctccttcaccctctcCCTAGATCCGCTTtccaccccccaccccgccgccgcctcctcccCCCACTCCCCCAACTCTCTCTCAGCCCTCCCCAcccccgtcctcctcttcctcctcctcttctctgtcctccGTTCAATCCCCCCtcctgcccccctcctcctccctttctctcctgcCATCTTGCAGGCCAGTGGAGCCAGACTGCAGGCGTTCAGGGAGTCACTGGACCTGCTGGGCAGCGGGTGACACAGAtttccggtgtgtgtgtgtgtgtgtgtgtgtgtgtgtgtgtgtgtgtgtgtgtgtgtgtgtgtgtgtgcatgcgtgacGAGAACAGGGAGGGGGGATTAAGCTCCAAATCACTAGAAAGGCACCgaagagagagggtggaggggggagagaggaaaaaaaagctgcagatcCAAGAATTTGAAATTCCCCCTTTGTGTGGGAGATGAAGAAACACTAGACTGTGGACTTAAACTAAAagactgtgtgtttctcattcaGTGGGAGCGTTGCACTAGCATGATGTTGGAGCTCACTGCTTTTCTCCATGAGTTGGCAGTGTCCTGCGTTGGCTGGCGTGCTGcgctttctccctctctctctctctctctctctctctctctccattgcctgacaaacacgcacacagacacacacacacacagatgcacaaacacacgcacacacaacccccacacccccacagatgcacacgcacgcacgcacacacacacacacacaaacagtcccTCTGCGATCCCCCTGACTGAAGGCACACAGGAAGTGCAGCCGTGGCCCAATTATAGCGTGACACCTCGGGCCGGCCGTTGCCATGGTTACGTCTTCCCTGCGGTCCCCTGGAGTGTGGCGCCGAGGAAGAAGGTCTTATCACATCAGCCATCGTTACGGCAACAAGCAAAAACCCACCCTGTAGCCTCAGTCCAGCTGgctgtgtattttgtttataacgtgtgtgagtgagtgtgtctgtgtgtgtgtaggatcTATACTTGTGAATAAAAAGGGAAATTGCGTCAGTTggtgaaaagaggagagggtgtttgtgattgtgtgtgcatgtcaggtTAGGTGTGTACGAGTGCATGAGCTGGACTTGCCAAGGCGGCgtgtaggtgtgtttgtgtgtgtgtgtctgtggggtTGCGATAAGGCTCTCAGCCACACCATTAGGTGACTCATAATCCACACAAcctcacagacacacgcacacaaacacacacgtgtgcgtgtgtacaaccagaaaacacaagggctaatagacacacacacccaattAAAtgagcgctctctctctctcacacacacacacacatgcgtagTATAAACCCAGCCTGTAGACAAGTGCACATGGccaatttcttttatttcaaaaggGCAAACAGAGCTATACAGTACAAGTTGCACATGAAATAATTTAGCCTAGGCTGAACTCATTCATTTCTTAGTGATGCAGTGACgtcagaacaacaaaaacaaaactccccataagaaacaaaacatttggctCCTTTTCATGTTGAAACACAATACATCCAAACTGGAAAGGGAtgtaaaaaaagacataatgtTTTCCAGATATTTACAGTCtatttacagcatttttgtCGTCATCTAAATATTGACACATTGGTatccttctttctctcctctccaatTCACTGATTGTCAAAAGAAAGGATGGGAACGAGTGTGGACATTCTTAAACGGAGCTGCAGCCCCTCGCTAAACACAAGATCGGATGATCTTTGAACCACAGTCCCAGCGAGTTAACATGGTGTCCTGTGTGTATTCATTCAACTGCAGCTCCTCAACAATCATCCAACCAGGATCCTCTTGACAAATGCTGCCAACAAATACATTACTATCCTTCCAAGGCGCCGTTGCTTCTCTCCTGTGCCAGACCCAAAGTAAAGTCGGAGCCCCTTAGATCAAACCCAGACACCCTGCTCTCAAACCCCGGACCTCCCGgcttcctcttcagctcctcgCACTTCCTGTATTTACAGATCTGGTGTCCTCTCTTGCGATTGCGGCAGCTGCTGCACTGTTCGCAGTTCGTCTGACGCCGACAAGGTACGCACTCCCcgcacctcttcctcttccttctccctccaccGCCCCCGCCCAGAGAGCCAGGAGAGTAGCCCTCGGCCACCAGCCCCTCGATGCCCTCAGCTCCCATGGCCGCGCTCCTCCAGTGGCCTCCCCCCATCTGGAAGCCTGCCAGGGGGAACAGAGCGGGGCTGAAGGGGAACCAGGCACCTAGGAAGGGTTGGAAGTCAGTGCCACATCCAGAGgagtcctcttcctcctcctcaggcccggatccacctccctccccatcTCCCTTCCCCCCCTTCGCTTCCGCAGCCTCCCTTTTAGCCGGCTGGCTGCTCTGTGCACCCAGGCCGGCCTGCTCTGTGGTGGCGGGGGTCAGAGCCAGCAGCCCGGCGCGCATCAGCAGCTCTGCGGCGTGGGCCAGGTGGAGCCCGCTGGGTGACTCCCACATGTCGGGCCAGGAAGGGGCCCGGCGAGGCTTAGTGTGTGCAGGCTGAGCGGCCCGCTGCTGGGTCGGGGAGGGCTGGATCAGGCCTTTGACGTCCACGGCCGGGGAAGGGGTGGAGATGTAATGGGAGAGGCTGTAGGGGTGGTTGGAGCGCTTAAGGCTGGGCCTCAGTGGCTCATTGGGGATTTTAGCGCTGCTGTGGGCCTGATCTGGGGAGGAAGGGCCAGCGATGTCTACGGCGGTGGACATAGCAATGGCTGTGTGTGGGGGTCTgtccttgtctgtgtgtgtgtgtgtgtgtgtgtgtgtgtgtgtgtgggaggagaggtgagggagaAGGGGATTGAAGCCTATGCGGGGTTGACAACCGTCCTGCTGTTACTTCAGCCAAAATGGCAAGCCTTGGCCTGTGTCCCTATTCCcattctctgcagcagcctcagagTCCTGGAGAGCTAGAAATGAATAGGGGA
Encoded here:
- the cxxc5b gene encoding CXXC-type zinc finger protein 5 gives rise to the protein MSTAVDIAGPSSPDQAHSSAKIPNEPLRPSLKRSNHPYSLSHYISTPSPAVDVKGLIQPSPTQQRAAQPAHTKPRRAPSWPDMWESPSGLHLAHAAELLMRAGLLALTPATTEQAGLGAQSSQPAKREAAEAKGGKGDGEGGGSGPEEEEEDSSGCGTDFQPFLGAWFPFSPALFPLAGFQMGGGHWRSAAMGAEGIEGLVAEGYSPGSLGGGGGGRRKRKRCGECVPCRRQTNCEQCSSCRNRKRGHQICKYRKCEELKRKPGGPGFESRVSGFDLRGSDFTLGLAQERSNGALEG
- the zgc:92242 gene encoding uncharacterized protein zgc:92242 isoform X2 — protein: MDLLMKLSTVKATYSKHVSWLLGRDGDVSVSVIGEVDEFRSSKLLQSLMSTRVRSDNMNGIQTSDLVPGREAQQLGFKEDIQLSLTDVSDEPSSLRRQSSEEDIESCGAEDDLKDPTEDSDCESGGSLDNHSDWAPLYRPHLSNHSNQPPLKAQQLSDTERVEPEDREIGCCEGKKSEYGGRVAQIRKAFTDDHRSVSRPYSKPPLPAKPAHLQRGSTPLIH
- the zgc:92242 gene encoding SH2 domain-containing protein 4A isoform X1 yields the protein MLAKILEDMWVDPEVLEALSEEQKRILFLKMREEQVRRWREREEREEREGRDDSRPKKAYSKHVSWLLGRDGDVSVSVIGEVDEFRSSKLLQSLMSTRVRSDNMNGIQTSDLVPGREAQQLGFKEDIQLSLTDVSDEPSSLRRQSSEEDIESCGAEDDLKDPTEDSDCESGGSLDNHSDWAPLYRPHLSNHSNQPPLKAQQLSDTERVEPEDREIGCCEGKKSEYGGRVAQIRKAFTDDHRSVSRPYSKPPLPAKPAHLQRGSTPLIH